The genomic stretch ATATGATGGAAAGTCAGGAATTTTTATCCGGACGGGCGAGGTTTTGGCCTCCGCCCTTCATCATGGGACGGGGCGGAGAAAACCGCTTCGTTTTCCTTATTATAATCCCCCTGGAACAAAATGTGAAATAGTCCGAAGGAGGGGATCATACAATGGGTAGAAAGGTATTGGACTTTTATTGGCGGGAACCGGGGAGGAAAAGGAAATGGAAATGGATGCCTCTTTTATCCGGCAGCAATACGGAATCACGCCTGAGGGGTTTTTCACCCTGGACGGCTGCCCGGCCTTTCGCAGCGGCGATCAGGTCTATATCCGGATCAGGACGGAAGAGGCGCCGGATGAAATTCAGGAACGTTACGCCATGGCCAATTGGCTCATTTCCTTCGGGGAGAGGCATGTTCCGGAATTTTTGCCGGCGAAGGACGGGTATTATATTATAGCATATCGGGGCGAACCGTGCCTGGTTTTGCGAATCCCCCTCCGGAATCTGGGTGAAATCCGCGATCTCGGCCGGGAATTGGCCGGCTTCCACCGCCGGGGCAGGAATTTTGCCGGCGGCAAGGCGCTGAACCGGTACGGCCTGTGGAAAGAAATGTGGGAGAGGCGTCTGGAGCAGCTGGATGCGGTATGGAAAACCATGGAAGGGAAGGCGCCTGGGCGCGGATTTGAACGATTGTTCGCGGAGGCCTTTCCCTATTTTTCCGGTTTGTGCGAAAACGCCATACAGTATTTCACGGAGACCTTTTATGATGAGCGTCCTTGGGATTGCGATCTTCCGGCGATCTGTCACCACCGGTTCGGCTGTTCGGCCTGGAGGGGCAAATCCGTTTGGAAAAACCCCTTCGATTGGGTCGTCGACCATCCGTCGCGGGATCTTGCCGAATGGTCCCGGGACGCCTTTTTCCGTTTCCCGGGAAGGTATAAGGAAATGATTTCCCGCCTGCTTCGGGAATATGCGTCCGCCGTTCCATTGTCCCCTTTTTTTTGCCGCCTGTATTATTCCCGCCTCCTTCTTCCGCTCCATTTTTTGGAATGTGCCGAAGGCTGTTTTACGGCGGAATCTGACGGGGAGAGGCTGAAAAAAGAAAGGGAACTGGAGGTGATGGTGGAACGGAGCGGGGAATATGAAAAATTCTTGGCGGAATTGATCGAATATTTGCAAATCCGGATGCAAAACCATTGGCTGCCGCGGGTCGATTGGTTAAAATAATAGGGGATTCCGTTGCGTCTTTCACGGGACGGATCCGGGATCACCGACGGACGGATTTCGTATCAGGGAACGGACTTTGCAGGGGAAAGGAGATTGCCATGACTGCCAAACCGTACATTTATGTGACCCGGCAGCTGCCGGCGGAGATCATCGAAAAACTGCGGCGTTTTGCCGAAGTGGGAGTTTGGCCGAGCGAAGAACGGCCCGTTCCGCGGGATGTTTTGCTCAGGGAAGCGGCGAAGGCGGACGGGTTATTCGCCATGTTATCCGACCGGATCGATGAAGAGCTTTTATCCGCGGCAAAGCGTTTGAAGGTGGTCGCCAATCTCGGCGTGGGTTATGACAATATCGACGTTGGCAAGGCGACGGAACTCGGCGTTGCCGTATGCAATACCCCGGATATATTGACCGACACGACGGCGGACTTGACGATGGCCCTGATCCTGATGGCCGGACGGCGGTTGGGGGAAGCGTTGGAATGCGTGAAAAACGGCCGCTGGAAGAGCTGGAGCCCTTTCTTTATGGCGGGCACGGATATCCATCATAAAACCTTGGGCATTGTCGGCATGGGGAAAATCGGCGAAGCGGTGGCCGAGCGGGCCCGGGGTTTTTCCATGAAGGTGCTGTATCATAACCGGCATCGGAAACCGGAGGCGGAAAAACGGCTGGGCGCGGTCTACAGATCCTTTGACGATTTGCTTCGGGAATCGGATTACGTGGTCTGCTTGACGCCCCTGACCGATGAGACGAGGGGAATGTTCGACCGGGAAGCGTTTAAAAAGATGAAACCTTCGGCCTTTTTCATC from Caldibacillus debilis DSM 16016 encodes the following:
- the yutH gene encoding spore coat putative kinase YutH, with product MEMDASFIRQQYGITPEGFFTLDGCPAFRSGDQVYIRIRTEEAPDEIQERYAMANWLISFGERHVPEFLPAKDGYYIIAYRGEPCLVLRIPLRNLGEIRDLGRELAGFHRRGRNFAGGKALNRYGLWKEMWERRLEQLDAVWKTMEGKAPGRGFERLFAEAFPYFSGLCENAIQYFTETFYDERPWDCDLPAICHHRFGCSAWRGKSVWKNPFDWVVDHPSRDLAEWSRDAFFRFPGRYKEMISRLLREYASAVPLSPFFCRLYYSRLLLPLHFLECAEGCFTAESDGERLKKERELEVMVERSGEYEKFLAELIEYLQIRMQNHWLPRVDWLK
- a CDS encoding 2-hydroxyacid dehydrogenase, giving the protein MTAKPYIYVTRQLPAEIIEKLRRFAEVGVWPSEERPVPRDVLLREAAKADGLFAMLSDRIDEELLSAAKRLKVVANLGVGYDNIDVGKATELGVAVCNTPDILTDTTADLTMALILMAGRRLGEALECVKNGRWKSWSPFFMAGTDIHHKTLGIVGMGKIGEAVAERARGFSMKVLYHNRHRKPEAEKRLGAVYRSFDDLLRESDYVVCLTPLTDETRGMFDREAFKKMKPSAFFINVARGAVAVEEDLIEALEKGEIAGAGLDVFAEEPVRPDHPLLKMKQVVPLPHIGSASTETRWAMMERCAENLEAVLSGRPPVNVVNPSVLQRSHL